In Acidovorax sp. GBBC 1281, a single window of DNA contains:
- a CDS encoding SIR2 family NAD-dependent protein deacylase produces the protein MPPVPASEAAWSGSGDLNTAIVWVHAAQRIVVLTGAGVSAESGVPTFRDAQTGLWAQVRPEDMASEPGFRADPAGVWAWYEHRRALLQGVQPNAGHGALADFARRHPGRLTLVTQNVDGLHQMAGSEGVLCLHGELRGNRWLDDPRGCCDLAHAEAGAPPRCATCGNLVRPAVVWFGESLPIDILGQAEEAVSACDLMLVVGTAGAVYPAAGLAHMARRIGARVVIVNPAPSELDGTAHAVLRGPSAEVLPLLLGRDRPAGDTPPAAAPR, from the coding sequence ATGCCGCCCGTGCCAGCCTCCGAAGCCGCGTGGAGCGGCTCGGGCGACCTGAACACCGCCATCGTCTGGGTCCACGCCGCGCAGCGCATCGTGGTGCTGACCGGCGCGGGCGTGAGCGCCGAGTCTGGCGTGCCCACGTTCCGCGATGCGCAGACCGGGCTGTGGGCGCAGGTGCGTCCTGAAGACATGGCCAGCGAGCCCGGCTTTCGCGCCGATCCCGCGGGTGTCTGGGCGTGGTACGAGCACCGCCGCGCGCTGCTGCAGGGCGTGCAGCCCAATGCGGGCCACGGGGCGCTGGCGGACTTTGCCCGGCGCCATCCCGGCCGCCTCACGCTGGTCACGCAGAACGTGGATGGCCTGCACCAGATGGCCGGCAGCGAGGGCGTGCTGTGCCTGCACGGCGAGCTGCGCGGCAACCGCTGGCTGGACGATCCGCGCGGCTGCTGCGATCTGGCCCACGCCGAGGCCGGCGCACCGCCGCGCTGCGCCACCTGCGGCAATCTCGTGCGCCCGGCCGTGGTGTGGTTCGGCGAGTCGTTGCCGATCGACATCCTCGGCCAAGCGGAGGAGGCGGTCAGCGCCTGCGACCTGATGCTGGTCGTGGGCACGGCCGGCGCCGTGTATCCCGCGGCCGGCCTCGCCCACATGGCCCGGCGCATCGGGGCGCGCGTGGTCATCGTCAACCCGGCGCCGAGCGAACTCGACGGCACGGCCCATGCGGTGCTGCGCGGTCCGTCGGCCGAAGTCTTGCCCCTGCTGCTGGGCCGGGATCGCCCCGCAGGCG